The Arctopsyche grandis isolate Sample6627 chromosome 12, ASM5162203v2, whole genome shotgun sequence genome includes the window TTGATaaaccaaattaaaacaaacgcttccatatttatttatttaagtaatgaAACGAGGAATGTAATTAGTTATAATTTAGTTCAAATTCTTGAATAAATCACTCGTTGAAGAGTAAAATATTGACAAACTTTAAACGGCTTCCAAATAGTTATTGAATCTTTGTTTTATTTGCTATGTGATAGCAGATATTGCTAAAGAAATATTCATCGAGTAAATTGTACAACATGGAGTAagaaaattaatgtaattaaatattaaataaaaattgcctGCATGTACAAGTTTATACTCTTAAATTCCATACTCTTTTTGAAtagttattattacatatataaaaatttactgtacataacatatgtatgtatgtatgtatgtacatttattgttTGCTATTTGCTATTTTATAGGTTCAAACTGTTACGGTAGTGTTAATAGATCTCGGATAATTATAGGAAAAGCTGTGATTGTGAATTTAACTATAAATAGCTATTTTCCACATCGGTGAATATGGCCGGGTTTAGATTAATAGTGTtatgaacaataataatatagtgTAAAAGCATTTCAATTATACCGATATATCCAAAATATCATCAAATGttacagaaaaaaaatttacataggaaccgaaaatttaaaattaaattaaaatgcttCTCGTTGATAATAATgtaacaaataacaaaaaaaaaaaaatacaacaatatCAAGATAAAacgattgaaaatttttatctattttttgtaAAACATTACGTACTAGTCAagttaatgtaattttaataataatattaataatgtaatatcGATAGTACAAGATTGTTATTTTACTTCGttaaaactaataaattatttatttgtacataaaaatttaagTACATTAATTCCTGCCAAtactttattcaattttattatattataataaattaaattgaaagtatttaattatttaaattcaaatacaaacAATGCAATATATCCGGATCTACATATTGTGTTTTGCCGAAACCAGACTCCCCAAAACTCACCGAATCAGAGAAGCAAAACAATTTActgtatgtgtatattacacGAAACTATtctgtatgtatgcataatgtATACAGAATAGTCGAAAAATATACTTCGAGTTCGGGGAATCGTGTTTCGACGGACCCAATACAATCCATCATTACCCATAGAAGTCTAAGCCGGGAGtgaaaatcaaaatcgaaaaaatcatattatctAAATAAAATGTCTAATTTATGATCTGcataaaaaatttattgtacGTTAATAATGTAGATACGGGTCCatagtaattattataataaaatattgatgcAAAATTCGTTTCAtttctctgtttttttttttaatccattaaaatatcaacaatacaCGCATAtcttatttacaatacatatgaaaaaaccACTTCAATCACCAAACGCAATAAAATGAAGTACTGACAACTATCTACACACTATGTATCGGTCGTGAATCTTATCACtacaattaaaacattttttatacttGAGGGAAGCGGCGTAGGATGAAGAACTGAAAATAGCAGCAtattaagaaaagaaaagaagaaCTATAATAATCCATTGGCTTTAaggaatttatcaaatttattttcaaaatggtTTATGTTTCAAAaaggttcttatttatttagtaaactattccaaacttaaccgctctacatataatatttgaaaaaacgaATGTATAAAGTAAAAGCTTTGGATTTTAAGCACATTTATTAAAACTTAGAATAAATAACCAACCATAGATACTAATAATTTTCCGTGATGCCATTACGACacttatggtattaaacttgtatatacgtatatcaatttatagtttataaatttgaaaccacATTTAAATAGTGGCGACAAATAATAGGTAGGATGGCTTTGCTATTTTAacaaggaatcgtttcaataattaaatcagataaattggcaaactataataggaaacgatcgacttcacaAAAATCCaaatttgaccagcagcactacataaatACTCTACTACATAAAAAcgcagcagcactacataaatACGCAACCTTTTGGAGTCAGCATTAActcaaccaccaagctatgctgttGGATTGAataagtattgttgcgtaggggtgggttcagtgGGATCCTAATGAAAGgcaaaagtcgcttcacagcatttattcaactattcaagaggtccacacggatctaccgctcactccagaataatctgatctaccgtatgtatgtacctccttataaaggacaagttgctcaccacagcttACCCGATCCATTTATAGATCTATTGTCTAAGCACGTATAGGTCTATTGTTCTGTGAGAACTCTGgcgtatcctttgtttgggcacttactgagtcccgttaacctaatccggggtctctattgttaaGCCACGAatacacttagacagtggatgcTCTCTCTCATGTCCCCACGTTACAATAATATCTATGTCATAAAGTTTTGCCTATCCTCAGCATTGGCAAgaccaaaaaaattaatatcattggcaaatttgatatttttgatgtaACCAGCAAcaaagctcagtggttagcgcaTAGTGCTACCAACGAGGGGTCATGGATTCAATCCCTGGCCTGGTGTTGGTGTCCATGGATTGaaaatatgtgactccagagcGATCTTTTCCTCAGCCTGcaagtttatctgatttcactgttgaaacggttccaaacaaatttgAAACGTATCCTCATTTTTCACCATTAttggaatataatttcaaatgatatATGCATAATGGCGCTATTCTGTGtatctgtgtgtatgtgtgtgacaacgctcgccatactataataatcgtatcgatttgacatatgtacgtcacagctaaaacactgcctatacgaatataataacagataaaggaaaaacttctatatatactgtttgctaccaatgtttcctctaaggCAATAGTCTCAgaacatttagcgccatctattgaattttttaattaattaatttattaatttatttaattaattaatttatttaattaattaatttatttaattaatttatttatttaattaatttatttatttaattaatttatttatttaatttatttatttatttaatttatttatttatttaattaattaatttttctattggtgttttatatcgtttaaatgtaggtaggtaggttttttttaccattttttttcatattaaataattaaatatacctaaatattaaattaaatatatttaaaaggtatttgaatcATAATTTTGTGTAACATTTTTAATCATGACTGTAATCTCTTTTGTGACGTCTCAagtgctattttattttacttttgtaaatatatattgaaacactttttatatttaaaatatatacatttcagTACTTCAAAAATGGCGAAAGTACCTACAAACTTCATGGACACGTTCCTTCcgttttacaaaatattaaaagtattcGGAATGGCACCGTTTTCAATCAACCACAAAAACAACAAATATTCACTAAAATGCACTACCATTTCAACGCTATACAGCATTTGCATATTTCTATACGCCTGCTTCTTCAACTTACTCTCAAAGCATAAGTCGGTGATCAAAAGCTACTCGGATGAAAACGAACTGACGGTTATTTTGATAACGACCCAACGATATTACATGGTCATCGTTGGTTCGTTGAGTATATCTCAAAACATACTAAAAAGGAATAAAATAATCAGCTTCTTAAGCTCGATGATGAACATAGACGAAAAACTCAAACAGCAAAACATCGAAATACCTTACGAAAGGCAGAAAAAGTACACCAAAATGATGTCACTCAGTTTAACAATCTTTATAAGTACGGTATTGATTGTCGTAGAAGCTCTATATTGGTTGCAAAAGAAGAGCGCTTCGAGCAACTACGGATTGAAGATATTGAGGAGCTTGAGCGAAATGGTCATAGTTTTAAACCTGTTGAATGTAATCCAAATTCTGATGGTTGTAAGATTGGTCAAATCTAGGTTTGAACTAGTGAACACGGCGTTGAACAAGTTGAAGTTGAACTTACACATGACTTCGCATCTGGAGGTGATGAAggagaataataaaaagtttaagAGTTGCGTGGATAAAATTTCACCCGGTAAATTGGAAAGCATCGAAAGTCTTTGTGACATCCATAACGATTTGTGCAAAGTGGCCGTGACGGTTAATGATATATGCGGGATGCACATGCTGTTGCTGATAGCCGGGGTGTTTGTGTCCCACGTGTCTAGGTTGTATATGGCCGTGATGAGAATGGATAGTGAAATGAAGCACGAtgctagttttatatatttggGAAAGTCTGTTCTTTGGATTATTATATACGACGGATTGACTTTGATTATACTTGAAAATTCGAATGAAATCACAGAAgaggtatttttttatgtacatatacatatatatataaacagagTGTTTGGtagctaagtgcaaagccttaaaggggtgatttgatttttaaatgctttgggCTAAAGGGTTGATAGTAGTTCGTATCATTAGAACTGAATGCTCCGTGTGGAGTCTCCATCTTTCAGATACTGTACCCCTGTACCGTGATAGCAAACTTCTTGAGCTctttcacacaaaaaaaaatacttaaaaaataacaggtaattagaaaaaatataaaaatcttttcaaaccaTGAAGGAAGAGATGAAACTCAAAATTACCACCACAGAATTGAGACAAAGGACTCCAGCATGCATTAAAATTCgccatttgaacaataaacaataACGAATTTTAACAAAACTGTTGTTTTATTGACATTAGAAGTCGAAATTAAAATCTCTTGTGAATGACGGTCTTTGTTCGACGCACTCCTTCAATTAGGTTTTTAAACCCTAATTCTGATACttggcaagacatctgcatgagtgatatcttCAAAGAAAGATCAATACGcagttatgtttttaaaaaggttttatcTCCTACAGAAAATTcagttatgtttttaaatacaaaaaaaaatattacatttttcctacttgacaaatttttgaaaacttaatttgcgtcttatatttttttctgttgacacagatggttgtatttctttttatttgattgaataaacactagttaaataaaaaaatgataattgactaacataccacttttaacttgggcagtattagcaattaactttgagattttggtgtttttactaaaaatctttaaaaatgaaattaaaaagaaaaaccgcaagactttggactgaggtatgtgtggctcaaaatggtTTAAATGATTtgagctatcaaccctttaaagctttgcacttagctaccaaacaccctgtatatatgttatgtatacctatatttatttgttttataatagataaataatcaaaatcaaacagatcacaatttaattaatgttattatttgatATGAAAGACTCATTGTCAGTTTTAGAATTAAATATGTAACtgtttattattgaaatgaaCATGTAAAAAATGACAAACATTgaaatttatcttttttttttctttatttaattaatttttatatttaacattaacacatgtatgtacatatgtatgtgtaaagaaGTATTACAGTACAATTTTATGACTAGACAGGCCTAAATATTATGCCAATGATCACAAAAAAGGCTTAGTGGGGAGCCGAATGAAAAAAATGGGCATTACGCGGGCCAAACtaggatatttatatttttcaaggaattatgcatcattatcatctacagccgctcaccatccacagctggatgaaggcctctccaccTGGGCGACGTGGTTAGAAAAATGGaaggtggataaaagaagtactagaatggtacacgaaagaatgcaaaagggtaaaaagaagaccgtaggaaagatgggtagacaaaattaggaaaatgtgtagggtgagacggatgagagttgcgcaaaacaaagacgagtggaagcgtgttggagaggccttcatccagcagtggatggtgagcggctgtagatgatgatgatgattattattAGTTTCACATAATACTTggctaaaaatatcaaaatttgtaaaaatttcagGCAAATGAAACTGGAAGAATTTTGCATCGCATCTATTGCaggcattataaaataaaatggatgcaaaaagtattaaatttttttagatctaatttaaaattaaatttactactaaaattatgtaaaaatacaattttgttttAGTTGAAATTAATCTCCATCAAACTAGTCCGGCAACAAGTCAATTTTACAGTCTTCGGAATGTTTGCATTTAACAAAGAGACTTTTTGCAGCGTACGTATAATTAGTATtgtaaataacatacatacacaaatatagCATGAATTGTAAAAATCTTTACTTGCAGATAATCGGCAGCGTCGTCACATATTTTGTAGTCATGctacaatttcaaaataattcactTACGTTCGACTTCgaaacacaataaaatattttgtaaaataaaaataaatacaaatacgaGTATTTCaagttcaattttatataaatattgtaatatttaaatgcatAGCAATGATATGTAATCATCTAAAAGGcaaacaataaacaataaatatttcttCACTAATTACTATCAATATACTATAACAAGGTTTCCTAAGCTTTTCctgcaatggaacacttcgCAAACtcggaaattttaacggaacactcagcttattttttaggttgggtaattcctacatacaagtaaaaattttaatataatgtcatTAAAACACacacatcaagaaagcaatcgaagaggtctgcgcataaatctaaagaagacaaaatttatgatagtagatagaatgcaaacagacactgGTGATCTAAcattggatggagaggtgatataaagagtaaaaagattcaaatgcCTGGGTACCTGgttgaatgaagagatggacccagatgaagatctaagaacccgcatcgagatggctagaacgacatttatcaaaatgaaggcggcgcttagaaacaagcatctcaatcttcgaacgcggttgagattcgcgaagagctacgtctggacagtattactacacggatgtgagacgtgaactctgaagaccaagatgatcagccgcatcgaagcttttgagatgtgggtctacaggcgtatgctgaagattccgtggaatcaaaaagatttcaaacgaagctgtcctcggcatgatgaggagaggcagggaacttgtttctgtcatcaagcggagaaagatggagtatcTCGGACACATGATCCGGGGTCCAAAATaagaatttctccgtttgataaccatggggaaaatagaaggaaaaaaatggattggcaggaaaaagttatcttggcttcgaaacatgcgcatgtggaccgatatgagcgccgacgATCTGTTCGGAGCTGCTggagaccgatgcggatatcttcaaataatcgacgaggtggtcgccaaggtccggatgcggacaaggcattaagaagaagaagaagaaaacacactgtttatttagtaattattattgtttaatataaaactataataaaatataaatataaaaatatgaataactaAAGTGCTTAATGAATTTAATGTTTTGAGTCCTTGAATTGCATATATttttggggtctacctcacggcaccgaaagtgaaaaggttgaaaaagcaaatatcggaaggcaaagatcgaaaatcgaaagatctgaagtcgaaagatcaaaaaaaaagggtgcatggtaaacggtactatgtatgtatatcagtggcatgagGTGAAATtgtctctctttttgtcatacagtcttgtttaatgtgcgcgcgcaggatacgggaggaaaagcctgttcttcttgttcctgttgtatcctgctcgcgcaaattaagtgaggatgtacgacgaggggatagagacttttaccgcacgccactgatatatgtatatactaaccgttttatatatgtatgaatggtaaacgaatattttcgactttttcacggtcacccatatttttgatatcaggcacaataTTGGTAAGTTGCATTCTAATATCTGATGTAGCGTCGAGCCTGTTCCTGCACTTCAACTTcgttgcagcataataagaagatcccgcttcgcataaataggttgtagaaaacggaagtaaaacaataatagcttatttttaaaaattggtgtaCTCTTCTGACAAACTCGCCCAGAAATAATTTAAAGGCTGATCTTCGTATTTGTTACAAATCAGAGtcactaattaaattaattacattttcatagTCACTCAAGCTTAAGCCTTACGCCTTATTTCCACTTACTGGCTTAGCAGTCATGGAAAATAGATTCCAAGCCCAGGAATCGTCTTAActagttttcggaaaatattgcaataGAGTTGTTTACAAGTTATCTAGGTGTTCTAAAAATACTTTGCATAAGAATTGTaagtaggtttttgagctctttttcctatcacgctgtacatattaacattataataatataatactatgattactaaccaaattaaattaaaattgtaaaatagaaaattatcagtagatcagaagctattaaaatagatataagatgtattgtgaacataatttagtaataataaaaagcatttaaaaatcaaaaaatactttggaaaattcttcatctactttaaaattgaattcattCAAACATTCTAGTAAATCagaaaaacaatcaaaattattagatcCAATGGATGAAATCCaacattgtatttgttttttttttcaaaaaatgcaattttattgtaaattctattgcaaaattgtaatttttcctTGTAATGATAGGTTAACTTCATTGAACTTGATAAAAATATCTGCCAGATATTCAAGTTTTATCAACCATGTAGGATTTATTCAAGAAAATTTTGTGCTGAATTATTTTGTACCTTCAAGAATAACTCACTTCAAAGTTCATAAAGTCTTAATAGTGCTTTTCCTCTAGATAGCCATCTCACTTCagtatgtaataaaagtgcTTTGTGTCCACTGCCCATTTAATcgcacaaaattttaaataatctggATTGAAGTGATCTTGATTTTACATAGTTTACAACTTTCACGGCTTCATCTAACTGACAAGACTTGTTAGCCGGtcaggtaaaaaaaatatacccaaTCTCTTTAATGCGCACAGTGTGCTGGTACTTCGCCTGTACCTCGATACTTTACATCAtaaacatcagtggagattgatcatcactcgcctttcaataTGAAGTAGAAGGTCTTTACATGTGTTGCAGAGCGAAAtacaaggcgatgcggggtatatcctcaatatatccaatatttaatcgccatagttctttatcaactcaaaataaaattaaattatatcgcgcgctcatattaccattattaatttatgcttcacctgtatggaataacgcctcgaatactaacctttccaagctccaagtaatacaaaataaatccctaaaaataatttataatacacccatatatactaacttgaaaaaactgcatgccatatataatattccgtttgttacagacattactaacaaactaaccagtagattctatgacagaatcactaataaccatactaacacacttgtgaagagtctcggtgattacaacaaaatgtctatacccttcaggtataacacaaagattacctaaacacaatctgctttaggtcatcgacattagtcagtctttaattaatattatgtattagatgtattatgagcatttatgatgattgtaaataggtttttgagctctttttcctattatgctgtagattaacattagaataatataatactatgattactaaccaaattaaattaaattgcaaaatggaagatgatcagtagatcagtagctattaaaatatatataagatgtattgtgaacataatttcgtaataataaaaagcatttaaaaatcaaaaaatatgttttgcaGTGTATAAAGCCTTTCCAAATTGACTTGGTTTGGGAAACCCTGTACTTTACTAATACTGTACTATACAcataaccacatacatacatacatctcgtccgtttttatatatattatatattatttaatggaTTTGACGCTTTTGAACTATAAACTAATTGATTAAATatcataattaattgaatacaaACAAGAAAATGGAACAAATGATTaatggtattaaaaataaacaaacacatGTCAAAGTCATACGATCAGATAGTAACAGTGTAAGTTAGTCTTCGACCGAAATGACAAACTTATACGACACAATACGACCGATCCATAATATATCTACAATATTCGGACTTACATCGATTAATTTACCAAAAACCAATAACGAACATCCAAAAAATTCTGGACCGAAATATCTATACAGTATAGCGTTACTCGCTTACACAGCCAGTTTGAACATGTTAACCCAAAACATAATCGAGATGAAACTACCCGGCAATACACCGGAAaaagaattggtcattttaATAGTAATAGCCCAAGTCTATTTGTATTGCATCAGCGGAATCTCAATACTACTTACATCCATTTTAAACCGACGCAAATGCTTGAATTTCATCAAAAGCATGAACGAGATGGATAATAAAATGCACGAACAACATATAAGAATACAGTACAAACCGCAGAAGCAATATAGCACAATAGTAACGTACATTGGCATTGCAACAATTGCAATATACCATGTATTTACACTATTGACGTTCGAAAACGACGAAGGAGCGGTTCTAAATCTCGCATCCAATTTGAACAGTTCGGGTGGTCTCATTTTAAACTTCATCAACATGATATCGATTTCTCAAATGTATCTAGCGACCAATTTGATGCAGTCAAGATTCCGAATACTCAACGATGCGTTCCGGCAGATCGTCAGAAACGGTTACATCAGCTCTGAAAGTGACGTGCAGTTGAAAAAACACTCAGTGATCGAAAAGCCGAACACTATGAAGATCATTTCGAACTTTTGTGACATTCACAGAGAGCTGTGCACGCTGTCGGataatataaattcattgtTCTCCATCACCATGCTGTTTATGCTTGTTGGTGAACTGTCGACTGCCGTGTGCAATTTGTATTTATTCACACTTCAGATGAAAACTGATCTTACAGATTATCAAAATCTTATGGATGCCGTAAAATATGCCTTAACGGTGATGATAAGCAGTTCTTTATTATCAATCGTGCTCACAAAAACGAAATCGCTAATGCAAGAGGTATCCGATTTGAGTATACAGGCTAAATGTTCACTAGctaaataaaacaaactacatacaaatatgccaCAAAGTTTTATTTGACTAGTGaatatttgtttttcaaataaagtGCTAATTTTTAACATACTCGTCTAATTGCTTCTATAAATTTAAACGTAAGAGTCGTCTTGACTTTATTTCAGTCTCAAGAAACTGCTATTATACTACACCAAATCTACAATAAGAATTCTACGCAGAAGTGGTCTCGCaacgtatacacatacataatatttcttttaattattttattaatttaatgatataatacattaacattaaaattttcattattttatttgatttttagatGCCGATATACTCACTCAAGTTTTTGAAGCAAAGAGTAAGATTGACTGCATTCAATTTGTTCAAAATGAACAATGAAAtactttttaatgtaaatattgatttataaatatctgtagatttataatgttttaatattcaaaaataattacagtTTTGATACAACGATTGAaatgtaataaacattatttttttagtgtATTTCAGGTGCAGCAACATATTTGCTAATAGTTTTTCAATTCGATCAATCGTGGGGTTCATTTGTAATTAATAAGATAAAGTCAGACTTTAACTCAACTGTTTCGCCAAATGATGTtttttaagtatgtatacaatgaaatattaaatataatgtttaaacATTTAAGAGC containing:
- the LOC143920474 gene encoding uncharacterized protein LOC143920474, with protein sequence MAKVPTNFMDTFLPFYKILKVFGMAPFSINHKNNKYSLKCTTISTLYSICIFLYACFFNLLSKHKSVIKSYSDENELTVILITTQRYYMVIVGSLSISQNILKRNKIISFLSSMMNIDEKLKQQNIEIPYERQKKYTKMMSLSLTIFISTVLIVVEALYWLQKKSASSNYGLKILRSLSEMVIVLNLLNVIQILMVVRLVKSRFELVNTALNKLKLNLHMTSHLEVMKENNKKFKSCVDKISPGKLESIESLCDIHNDLCKVAVTVNDICGMHMLLLIAGVFVSHVSRLYMAVMRMDSEMKHDASFIYLGKSVLWIIIYDGLTLIILENSNEITEELKLISIKLVRQQVNFTVFGMFAFNKETFCSIIGSVVTYFVVMLQFQNNSLTFDFETQ